From Thermoanaerobaculia bacterium:
GCGGGAACCAGGCCGGGTCGCGGACCCACACTCTCGACGCCGGGAGGCACCTCGTCCCCGGCGCGCGCCGGCTCACGCCGGAGCTTCTCCCCGGCGGCTCCGAAAGCCCGAAAGAACGGCGTCCCCAGCGACGCGCCGCCCATGGCCTGCAGCGCCTCCCAATGCCAGCGGGCCTCCTCGTCCTCTCCGAGCTTCGCCTCGAGGAACGCCAGACGCACCAGAGCGCGCTGCAGAGCGCCATGCCAGGCGTTCTTCGAGCGATCGAGGAGCGCGGCGGAGGCGGCGCGCGCCGCCTCCCACTCTCCCCGCTGCATCTGCCCGTCGATCGCGGCAAGCGCCGCGTCCTGGGCCTGCGCGTCGTGGAGAGCGGGAATGTCCACCGGCGGCCGCGTGTCGGCCAGCGCGAAACCTCCGGCGAGCATCGCCAGGAGCAGAAAGCCGCGCTCCGCGGAACGTCTCATCCGGGAGCGATCTCGCATCCGGAATCCGCCGCCAAGTTCGCCGCCGCGCTCCTACTTCGACGGCGGAGGCGGAGAAGGCCCTCCCGGTTTCTTCTCGTACTTCGACGCGTTCGCGAAGTCGCCGGCCCGGACGTACGTGATCTTCGAGGGGTCGAGATGGCGCTTCAACGCCGCGAGGATCTCCGCCGGCGTCAACGCCGCGATCTTCGCGTCGAGTTTCGCGTCGTATTCCATCGTCCGGTGGAGGAAGAGGTAGCCGGAGAGCCGCCGGGCGAGCTCCGGATCCTGCGCGCGGCTGACCTGGCGCGCCTGGAGATAGCCGGAACGCGCGTCCTTGACCTCCTCGGCCGTGAAGCCGTCCTTCATGAGCCGCTGCATCTCCTCTTCGACCGCGGCGCGGAGCTTCGCCGCGTTCTGCGGCGCGTAGATCGCGTACTCCAGGAACGAGCCCGATTCGTCGAGGGCGGAAGCGGTCAGCGACGAGCCGACGCCGTACGAGAGCCCCTCCTTCTGCCGGATGCGCGTGGCGAGGCGCGAGTTCAGGAAGCCGCCGCCGAAGATGTAGTTGCCCAGAAGGAGCGCCGGGTAGTCCGGATCGTCGTCGCGGACGCGCAGGTTCTCGCCGGCGACGAAGAACGCGTTGGCCTTGTCGGGAGTCTCGAAGGACTTGTCCTCCGGGGCGATGTCCTGGAAGGGATGCGGAACGCGCTCGAACGGCTCGGTGCTCGTCCAGCTCCCGAGGCCTTCCTCGAGGACCGGCATCACCGCGGCCGGATCGAAGTCGCCGACGATCGCGATCTGCGCGTGCGAGGCTCCGTAGAAGCGGTCGTAGAACTTCTTCGCGTCGTCGAGCTTGATCGCCTGGACGTCCGCCTTCTCTTCCTGGGGCGTTTCCACGTACCGGACGTCTCCCTTCGGGAAGTCGCTCAGGTGCCGCTCGAAGTTGTTGAACGCGATCGCCTGCGGATCGCTCATCTGCTGCTCGATGTCGGCGAGCGACTCTTCGCGGAGGAGCTCGAATTCCTTCTCCGGGAAAGCCGGCTCGCGCAGGACTTCGACCACGAGCTTCAGGAGCGCGGGCAGGTTCGCCCGGGTCGTTTCGATCCCGATCGTTGCCTGCGTCGCCCCCCCGCCGATCGAGACGCGGGCCTTCAACTTGTCGAACGCGTCCTGGATCTCCTGCCGCGTGTGCTTCTTCGATCCGCGGAGGAGCATGCTGCCTGCGAAAGACGCGGCCGTGTCGAGCCCCTTGAGCGATTCGACGGTGCCGAATCGAAGGACGCCGGAGAGGAACACCGTTTCGCCTCGCGTCTTCTTCGGAAGGAGCGCGACCTCCGCCCCGTTTCCGAGCTTCTTCCGCGTGAGGCGCTTCTCGATGTTCGCCGGGGCGGGGTCGAACGCTTCGCCCGCCGCGATGGCCTGGTCTCCCTTGTATCCGGCGAGCTCCGCTTCGACGTCGGGGGTCGCGGGGATCTCCGCCCGGTCGGGCTTCGGCGTCGGGTAGAACGCGCCGACCGTC
This genomic window contains:
- a CDS encoding pitrilysin family protein → MKSRLPFLAVVLFTAFAAVAAPPPAAKPAAKSAKPAAAGRKVAPPARLVPVTSVEGITEYRLPNGLQVLLFPDPTKPTATVNVTYRVGSRNEEYGETGMAHLLEHLMFKGTPEHKNIYGEMTSHGARNNASTWFDRTNYFETFDASDANVKWALELEADRMIHSFISQKDLASEMTVVRNEFESGENEPARILEERVLSTAYLWHNYGHSTIGARSDIENVPIPHLQAFYRMYYQPDNATLLVAGRFDPEKTLAWIQEDFGKIPKPARVLPTFYTQEPTQDGERDVDLRRVGDVQELAVAYHVPAGSHPDAAPIDLLVQILADTPAGRLHKSMVETHQASSIGGYLQPLHDPGFVIFDAEVPPEKPLDVARKTMLATLDGLASAPFTAEELERARTQLLKDIDLTLNVTSRVGIELSEWIGMGDWRLFFLHRDQVRKATLADVQRVAAEYLKPSNRTVGAFYPTPKPDRAEIPATPDVEAELAGYKGDQAIAAGEAFDPAPANIEKRLTRKKLGNGAEVALLPKKTRGETVFLSGVLRFGTVESLKGLDTAASFAGSMLLRGSKKHTRQEIQDAFDKLKARVSIGGGATQATIGIETTRANLPALLKLVVEVLREPAFPEKEFELLREESLADIEQQMSDPQAIAFNNFERHLSDFPKGDVRYVETPQEEKADVQAIKLDDAKKFYDRFYGASHAQIAIVGDFDPAAVMPVLEEGLGSWTSTEPFERVPHPFQDIAPEDKSFETPDKANAFFVAGENLRVRDDDPDYPALLLGNYIFGGGFLNSRLATRIRQKEGLSYGVGSSLTASALDESGSFLEYAIYAPQNAAKLRAAVEEEMQRLMKDGFTAEEVKDARSGYLQARQVSRAQDPELARRLSGYLFLHRTMEYDAKLDAKIAALTPAEILAALKRHLDPSKITYVRAGDFANASKYEKKPGGPSPPPPSK